A genomic stretch from Petrimonas mucosa includes:
- a CDS encoding IS1595 family transposase, whose translation MNILDFAINYPDEESCRKKFKEQRDQMGVTCRHCNCKEHYWLENKQAYECKRCRARQTLRSGTVMQHSNLPYRYWFVAMHLLTATKGSFSAAELQRQLGHKRYQPIWEMVNKLRDVMGKRDDEYTLEGAIELDDAFFSTEISLEERDKPLKRGRGSQKKTKVLVMAESKTVENPKPGKKPKKVRYLKMKVISDLKSGTITRNVKEHVESTADLTTDDSTSYTKLKEHVHSHTASVIPHQDLSKVLPWVHTAISNAKRQLLGVYYKIKPEYLQYYLNQFCYKFNRRYFGENQFERLLIAAVTYAPDFKSRIYNRNYCG comes from the coding sequence ATGAATATCCTGGATTTTGCTATAAATTACCCCGATGAGGAATCCTGTCGGAAAAAATTCAAAGAACAAAGAGACCAAATGGGAGTAACCTGTCGTCATTGTAATTGTAAAGAACATTATTGGCTGGAAAACAAGCAGGCCTATGAATGCAAGCGTTGTCGCGCACGCCAAACCTTGCGTTCAGGCACCGTCATGCAGCACTCCAACCTGCCTTACCGTTACTGGTTCGTGGCCATGCACCTGCTCACGGCGACCAAGGGCTCCTTTTCCGCGGCGGAGCTGCAGCGCCAGCTGGGGCACAAGCGTTACCAGCCCATATGGGAAATGGTCAATAAACTGCGTGACGTGATGGGCAAACGCGATGATGAGTACACCCTCGAGGGAGCCATCGAGTTGGACGACGCCTTCTTTTCCACCGAAATATCCCTTGAAGAGAGGGACAAACCGTTGAAGCGCGGCCGCGGGAGCCAAAAAAAGACCAAAGTGCTGGTAATGGCTGAAAGCAAAACGGTTGAAAACCCCAAGCCGGGTAAGAAACCCAAGAAGGTTAGATACCTGAAAATGAAAGTGATCAGTGACTTGAAGTCCGGTACAATTACAAGGAATGTCAAAGAGCACGTTGAAAGCACGGCGGATCTGACCACCGATGACTCAACATCTTACACTAAATTGAAAGAGCATGTTCATTCACATACGGCATCTGTTATTCCACACCAGGATCTTTCCAAGGTGCTGCCCTGGGTGCATACCGCGATCAGCAATGCCAAACGACAGCTCCTGGGCGTGTATTACAAGATAAAACCAGAATACTTGCAATATTACCTCAACCAGTTCTGTTATAAATTCAACAGGCGTTACTTCGGGGAAAACCAGTTTGAAAGACTGTTGATAGCCGCTGTAACGTATGCTCCTGATTTCAAGTCAAGAATTTACAATAGGAACTATTGCGGATAA
- a CDS encoding rod shape-determining protein: MGLFSFTQELAMDLGTANSIIVNNAGKILLDEPSIVALDRKTDRMIALGEKARQMHGKTHENIHTVRPLRDGVIADFNAAEQMIRGMIKMATKNKGGLFSPSLRVVICIPSGSTEVEIRAVRDSAEHAGGRDVYMIFEPMAAALGIGLDVELPEGNMIVDIGGGTTEIAVISLGGIVSNKSIKIAGDDLTEDIMDYMGRQHNMKVGERTAEQIKINVGSVLTELQDPPEDFIVHGPNRMTFLPMDVPVSYQEIAHCLEKSISKVDSAVLSALEQTPPELYADIVRNGIYLTGGGALLRGLDKRLTDKIGIPFKVVDDPLHVVAKGTAIALRNIDKFTFLMR, from the coding sequence ATGGGATTATTTTCATTCACACAGGAGTTGGCAATGGACCTGGGAACGGCCAATTCCATTATTGTAAACAACGCCGGGAAAATTCTGCTGGACGAGCCCTCCATCGTTGCTTTGGACCGCAAGACCGACAGGATGATTGCGCTGGGTGAGAAAGCCCGCCAAATGCACGGAAAAACGCACGAGAACATACATACAGTAAGACCTTTAAGAGATGGGGTGATCGCCGACTTCAACGCTGCCGAACAGATGATTCGCGGCATGATAAAAATGGCTACGAAAAACAAGGGTGGCCTCTTCTCCCCTTCGCTCCGCGTGGTCATTTGTATCCCATCCGGAAGTACCGAAGTGGAGATCCGTGCCGTACGCGACTCTGCCGAACATGCCGGGGGCCGGGATGTCTATATGATTTTCGAACCGATGGCGGCGGCACTGGGTATTGGACTTGATGTGGAACTGCCGGAGGGAAACATGATTGTGGATATCGGCGGTGGAACGACGGAGATTGCCGTTATCTCGCTCGGCGGAATCGTATCGAACAAATCGATCAAGATTGCAGGTGACGATCTGACCGAAGATATCATGGATTATATGGGTCGCCAGCATAACATGAAGGTAGGGGAGAGAACGGCAGAGCAGATCAAGATTAATGTAGGTTCCGTGCTGACCGAACTGCAGGATCCACCAGAAGATTTTATTGTTCACGGTCCCAACCGCATGACCTTCCTGCCCATGGATGTGCCAGTCTCTTACCAGGAGATTGCTCACTGTCTGGAAAAATCTATTTCCAAAGTTGATTCGGCAGTATTGAGTGCCTTGGAACAGACTCCTCCTGAGTTGTATGCAGATATCGTGCGGAACGGAATCTATCTGACAGGTGGTGGTGCCTTGCTGCGCGGTCTGGATAAGCGGTTGACCGACAAGATCGGTATCCCGTTCAAAGTAGTGGATGATCCGTTGCATGTGGTAGCCAAAGGAACTGCTATTGCCTTGAGGAATATCGACAAGTTTACATTCCTGATGAGATAG
- the mreC gene encoding rod shape-determining protein MreC, which translates to MKNLLAFIIRNSSWLVAIVLVVISFYLVFSYNSYQRSVFLTSANRVTGWIYDLSGKTTAFIHLNKSNKLLLERNAQLAAELHALKTHLADLQMDSLTTNAFQGDSVPASRFSFIPAEVINVSFSGPNNFITVNKGSDHGVRPDMGVVSQNGVVGVVLKSSSSFSVIIPIVNPKFRLSARLKNSSNTGSVSWNGKELGVAQLGELPKHEVFQPGDTVLTSFSRIFPRDIVIGYVIGQIPSKDDSFNTLDVRIATDFHSVRDILIIDDKSYDEQKQLENSIQ; encoded by the coding sequence ATGAAGAACCTTCTCGCGTTTATTATCAGAAATAGCTCGTGGCTGGTAGCAATTGTCTTGGTTGTTATCAGCTTCTACTTGGTTTTTTCTTATAATTCATACCAGAGAAGTGTCTTTCTTACATCGGCAAATCGGGTAACCGGCTGGATCTATGATCTGTCCGGTAAGACGACCGCTTTTATTCATCTCAACAAGAGCAACAAGCTCCTGTTGGAACGGAATGCACAACTTGCTGCCGAATTGCATGCATTGAAAACCCATCTTGCAGATCTGCAGATGGATTCGTTGACAACGAATGCTTTTCAGGGGGACTCCGTACCGGCATCACGCTTTTCGTTTATTCCGGCGGAGGTGATTAACGTCAGTTTCTCGGGTCCCAATAATTTCATAACGGTGAACAAGGGTTCTGATCATGGAGTCAGGCCCGACATGGGGGTAGTATCACAAAACGGCGTGGTAGGGGTGGTGTTGAAGAGCTCTTCATCTTTCTCGGTGATTATCCCCATCGTGAATCCTAAATTCAGGCTAAGTGCCAGGCTGAAGAACTCCAGCAATACCGGTTCGGTTTCATGGAACGGCAAGGAGTTGGGAGTGGCTCAGCTTGGAGAGTTGCCCAAACATGAAGTCTTTCAACCGGGCGATACGGTGTTGACCAGTTTCTCGCGTATCTTTCCGAGAGATATCGTCATCGGATATGTCATTGGACAGATTCCATCTAAAGATGACAGTTTCAATACATTAGACGTGCGAATAGCCACGGATTTCCACTCCGTAAGGGATATTCTCATTATAGATGACAAAAGTTATGATGAGCAAAAGCAATTAGAAAACTCGATTCAGTAA
- the mreD gene encoding rod shape-determining protein MreD, translating into MKAVSLFYEFLWFLILVLLQVLLLNRIAVFGLAVPILYIYFLIKLPYGRSPFYVIISGFLLGLIIDIFLNTPGMNAAATTMVAAMRGVVLNLYYPKNEYEELIPGIHTSAAAFVKYTVTMVLLHQTLLFFIEAFTLFNLTSTLIRIATSSILTIFLILALDSLSIRREKGG; encoded by the coding sequence ATGAAAGCAGTTTCCTTGTTCTATGAGTTTCTATGGTTTCTGATACTGGTATTGCTGCAGGTATTGCTGCTTAACCGTATCGCTGTTTTCGGACTGGCTGTGCCCATTCTCTATATCTATTTTCTCATCAAGCTGCCCTATGGAAGAAGCCCCTTTTACGTCATCATATCGGGCTTCCTGCTGGGGCTGATTATTGATATCTTTTTAAACACTCCCGGAATGAATGCTGCAGCGACCACGATGGTTGCTGCGATGAGAGGGGTTGTGCTGAACCTCTATTATCCCAAAAACGAGTATGAGGAACTGATTCCCGGTATCCATACTTCTGCGGCGGCCTTTGTAAAGTATACGGTTACCATGGTGCTGCTGCATCAAACGTTGCTCTTTTTCATCGAAGCCTTTACGTTGTTTAATCTCACCAGTACCCTTATCAGGATAGCCACCTCTTCGATATTGACAATCTTTCTGATACTGGCGCTGGATTCCTTATCAATCAGGAGGGAGAAAGGTGGTTAA
- the mrdA gene encoding penicillin-binding protein 2 codes for MVNKKKYEGRRYVIASVVVITLLVYIAQLFNLQILSPEYRNFADSNAFFRRTLYPARGAIYDRNGELLVYNQPTYDVMMVVREMKAFDTLDFCNTLNIDKATFKQLEADMKDPRKNPGYSSYTPQLFMSQLDVEEYGLLQEKLYKFPGIYIQNRTERQYKYPYMGLILGYVAEVDKNKMAADPYYVRGDYVGKSGVELSHEEDLRGEKGVEVLLRDAHGRVQGKYRDGEFDKMPVSGRDLTLSIDVNLQAYGEYLMQNKIGSIIMIEPKTGEILCMVAAPSYDPSILTGKNFSQNYLKLERDPYKPLINRAISGLYPPGSTFKPSQGLVFLQEGIITADTRYSCFGGYPPLGGRPACHGHASPLNLQPALATSCNSFFCYGLNAMLNDRTKYGSTIEAFEVWKEHMVDLGFGYKTDVDLPSEKRGFIPNSKYYSNAFKTDRWVAHNIISIAIGQGEILATPLQLANYTAIIANRGYYYKPHVVKARKGAPPDTLYSKRRESNILPEHFELTIEGMADAVRHGTCRRANMEPYFTVCGKTGTAENPHGEDHSLFIGFAPKDDPQVAIAVIVENGGFGATNAVPIGRLMMQKYLMGEIMPQDKVLEETIANRVILPFAYRKTTPVQRVDTTAIKERDVQRD; via the coding sequence GTGGTTAACAAAAAGAAATACGAGGGGAGACGGTATGTCATCGCATCTGTTGTCGTCATAACATTGCTGGTATATATTGCCCAGCTGTTTAACCTGCAGATATTGAGTCCAGAATACCGTAATTTTGCCGACAGCAACGCCTTTTTCAGAAGAACACTCTATCCTGCCCGCGGAGCGATTTACGACCGGAATGGCGAATTGCTGGTCTACAATCAGCCAACCTACGATGTCATGATGGTTGTGCGTGAAATGAAAGCCTTCGACACGCTCGATTTTTGCAATACGTTGAATATCGACAAGGCAACTTTCAAGCAGTTGGAAGCCGATATGAAGGATCCACGCAAGAATCCCGGATACTCTTCATATACCCCTCAACTCTTCATGTCGCAGCTCGACGTGGAGGAGTATGGACTGCTGCAGGAAAAGTTGTACAAATTTCCCGGCATTTACATCCAGAACCGGACGGAACGACAATACAAGTATCCCTACATGGGGTTGATCCTGGGCTATGTGGCCGAGGTGGATAAAAACAAGATGGCTGCCGACCCCTACTACGTGCGTGGTGACTATGTCGGTAAATCTGGCGTGGAACTCTCGCACGAGGAGGATTTGCGAGGGGAAAAGGGAGTGGAGGTGCTTCTGCGCGATGCGCATGGTCGCGTGCAGGGAAAATACCGCGACGGGGAGTTCGACAAAATGCCTGTTTCAGGGCGTGATCTGACGCTCTCCATCGACGTCAATCTGCAGGCATACGGAGAATATCTGATGCAAAACAAGATCGGCTCCATCATCATGATCGAACCCAAAACGGGCGAGATTCTCTGCATGGTGGCTGCACCCTCATACGATCCCTCCATACTTACCGGAAAGAATTTCAGTCAGAACTACCTCAAACTTGAACGGGATCCCTATAAGCCGCTTATCAACCGGGCCATTTCGGGACTATACCCACCCGGGTCAACCTTCAAGCCCTCACAGGGATTGGTTTTTCTGCAAGAGGGGATAATTACCGCCGACACCAGGTACAGCTGCTTCGGCGGGTATCCGCCCTTGGGCGGGCGACCTGCCTGTCACGGTCACGCATCACCGCTCAACCTGCAGCCCGCACTGGCCACCTCCTGTAACTCCTTTTTCTGCTATGGCCTTAACGCCATGCTGAATGACCGGACCAAGTACGGCAGTACCATTGAAGCTTTCGAAGTGTGGAAAGAGCATATGGTTGATTTGGGTTTTGGCTACAAGACAGATGTAGATCTGCCATCGGAGAAGAGGGGCTTTATTCCAAACAGCAAATACTATTCAAACGCGTTCAAGACCGACAGGTGGGTGGCGCACAACATCATCTCCATTGCCATCGGTCAGGGAGAGATACTGGCTACTCCCCTTCAGCTTGCCAATTATACGGCCATCATAGCCAATCGGGGGTACTACTACAAGCCACACGTGGTAAAAGCACGGAAAGGTGCACCCCCGGACACGCTTTACAGCAAGAGGAGGGAGTCGAACATCCTCCCCGAACATTTTGAACTGACAATAGAGGGAATGGCGGATGCCGTCAGACACGGAACTTGCCGCAGGGCAAACATGGAACCCTACTTTACCGTTTGTGGCAAAACCGGTACCGCTGAAAACCCGCACGGCGAAGATCACTCGCTTTTTATCGGTTTCGCCCCGAAGGATGATCCGCAGGTGGCCATCGCCGTCATTGTGGAGAACGGGGGATTCGGGGCTACAAATGCCGTCCCCATCGGAAGATTGATGATGCAGAAGTACCTGATGGGTGAAATCATGCCGCAGGATAAAGTGTTGGAAGAGACCATTGCGAACCGGGTAATATTGCCTTTTGCCTATAGGAAGACTACTCCCGTACAACGTGTGGATACAACTGCAATAAAAGAGAGAGATGTACAAAGGGATTAA
- the rodA gene encoding rod shape-determining protein RodA has protein sequence MYKGINDIEENGRVDWFMVIIYLICIVLGWLNIYAASFDLENAVGLFDLSGRAGMQLVWMGTSLLLAFALLKIDTSFYETYAFVAYIAGIALLVITFAVAPEIKGSRSWLVIGPVRLQPAEFMKFILALTLAKIFNVYNFQLMERKNLLVVSAILLLPLILVILQSETGTALVYLSLIFVLYREGLPGGILFMGVAAILYFVLTIRFSESQLGMLSVGEFISLVLIILFTAGLVWSYAKKMGAAFMIIGFGLLALIAGWVLHLLHLPVDPGLLALIASGLVLLYLIFLSLRFWKRVYLYIFLFVIGSFAFVESSEYVFSDVLQPHQQMRIKVTLGIEQDLRGSGYHVGQSKIAIGSGGLSGKGFLNGTQTKLKYVPEQDTDFIFCTIGEEWGFIGSTVILMLFGLFILRLIYLAERQTTTFGRVYGYGVVSIFLFHLLVNIGMVIGIMPVIGIPLPFFSYGGSSLWGFTILLFIFLRIDKGRKKA, from the coding sequence ATGTACAAAGGGATTAACGATATTGAGGAGAATGGACGGGTGGACTGGTTCATGGTAATCATCTACCTGATCTGTATCGTGCTGGGCTGGCTCAATATCTATGCAGCCAGCTTCGACCTAGAGAACGCGGTCGGCCTTTTCGACCTTTCTGGCCGTGCCGGCATGCAGCTGGTATGGATGGGAACATCCTTGTTGCTTGCTTTTGCCCTGCTCAAGATCGATACCTCCTTTTATGAGACATATGCCTTCGTAGCTTATATTGCCGGGATCGCACTCCTGGTAATCACTTTTGCAGTTGCACCAGAGATCAAGGGATCACGCTCCTGGCTGGTGATCGGTCCGGTCCGCTTGCAGCCTGCCGAGTTCATGAAATTTATCCTGGCACTCACCTTGGCGAAGATATTTAATGTCTATAATTTCCAGCTGATGGAAAGGAAGAACCTGCTTGTGGTCTCTGCAATCCTGCTCCTTCCGTTGATACTGGTGATCCTGCAGAGTGAAACAGGTACGGCGCTGGTCTATCTGAGTCTGATATTCGTCTTGTATCGTGAAGGGTTGCCCGGTGGCATCCTTTTCATGGGGGTAGCTGCAATTCTCTACTTTGTACTGACCATCCGTTTCTCCGAAAGCCAGCTCGGCATGTTGTCAGTCGGCGAGTTCATTTCGCTGGTGCTGATTATTCTCTTTACGGCAGGTCTTGTCTGGAGTTATGCGAAAAAAATGGGTGCCGCCTTTATGATTATCGGGTTTGGCCTTCTGGCGCTAATTGCAGGATGGGTCTTGCACCTCCTTCATCTCCCGGTCGATCCCGGTCTGCTGGCTCTAATCGCCTCAGGGTTAGTGTTGCTCTATCTGATCTTTCTCTCACTCCGTTTCTGGAAGAGGGTCTATCTCTATATCTTCCTCTTTGTGATAGGCTCCTTTGCATTTGTCGAGTCCAGCGAATATGTATTCAGCGATGTGCTGCAGCCGCACCAGCAGATGCGGATCAAAGTTACACTGGGGATTGAGCAGGATCTGCGCGGATCGGGGTATCATGTGGGTCAATCGAAGATTGCCATCGGATCGGGCGGTTTGTCGGGGAAAGGCTTTCTGAACGGTACACAGACCAAGCTGAAGTATGTTCCCGAACAGGACACCGACTTTATTTTCTGCACCATCGGTGAGGAGTGGGGATTTATCGGTTCGACAGTTATCCTGATGCTGTTCGGCCTTTTTATCCTGAGACTGATCTACCTGGCGGAGCGTCAGACCACAACCTTCGGACGCGTATACGGCTATGGGGTGGTAAGTATCTTCCTGTTCCATCTGCTGGTGAATATCGGGATGGTGATCGGCATCATGCCGGTAATCGGTATCCCGTTACCCTTTTTCAGTTACGGCGGGTCGTCGTTGTGGGGGTTCACCATCCTGCTTTTTATCTTCCTCCGGATAGATAAAGGGCGGAAAAAAGCCTGA
- a CDS encoding SDR family NAD(P)-dependent oxidoreductase: MKSTALITGASKGLGAEFARLFASKQVDLILVARSENELKEIKSELENRFNISVRTIVSDLSLPENVRSVYDEIKADRIEVDYLVNNAGFGDFGDFSDTEWERHEQMINLNMTALTQFCYLFLQDWISRGRGKILNVASTAAFQPGPGMSVYFASKAYVASFSQAIAYECRKHGITVTALCPGPVKTNFGKAARMKHPNGFVKGMNTPSPAEVVAFGYRAMMKGRTLAIHGRLNRIVANIVRFIPRSWQLYLSAKVISW, from the coding sequence ATGAAGAGTACCGCATTAATAACAGGTGCATCGAAGGGGTTGGGTGCCGAATTTGCCCGCTTGTTCGCTTCGAAGCAGGTAGACCTGATCCTCGTTGCCCGCAGCGAAAACGAGTTGAAGGAGATAAAGAGTGAGTTGGAAAATCGATTTAACATATCGGTTCGGACGATTGTAAGTGATCTTAGCCTGCCGGAAAATGTCCGGTCGGTTTACGACGAGATAAAGGCGGACCGGATCGAAGTGGATTATCTGGTGAACAACGCCGGATTTGGCGATTTTGGTGATTTTTCAGATACCGAATGGGAGAGACATGAGCAGATGATAAATCTGAATATGACTGCATTAACCCAGTTTTGTTATCTTTTTCTTCAGGATTGGATTTCGCGCGGCCGGGGAAAGATTCTGAACGTGGCCTCCACGGCAGCCTTCCAGCCGGGACCCGGAATGTCGGTCTATTTTGCCTCCAAGGCATATGTGGCCAGTTTCTCGCAGGCGATCGCCTACGAATGCCGGAAACATGGCATTACAGTTACTGCCCTCTGTCCCGGTCCCGTCAAGACCAACTTCGGCAAGGCGGCCCGCATGAAGCATCCCAATGGTTTTGTGAAAGGGATGAATACTCCCTCGCCCGCTGAGGTGGTAGCTTTCGGATACCGTGCGATGATGAAGGGTCGCACGTTGGCCATTCACGGGAGATTGAACCGGATTGTGGCCAATATCGTCAGGTTTATTCCCCGCAGCTGGCAACTCTATCTTTCTGCAAAAGTGATATCATGGTAA
- a CDS encoding tRNA threonylcarbamoyladenosine dehydratase, whose amino-acid sequence MVNEKEIFQRTALLMGDRYMELAAQQRVIIFGVGGVGSWCAEMLIRSGIGNLTLVDSDRVALSNINRQLMATVKTIGEVKVDLLRERLLEINPNARIRPMQAVYSPDTADSFELDSYDFIIDAIDSLSNKVHLLRTASKMPGTLFSSMGAALKIDPSAIRVDEFWKVKGCPLGAALRSRIKKLGGLEKKVLCVYSNEVRENRGEKSFLEGENRAVSQWDTKKARINGTMSYLPAIFGMTLASLVVKEIDARSQ is encoded by the coding sequence ATGGTAAACGAGAAAGAGATCTTCCAACGAACCGCACTCCTGATGGGGGACCGCTATATGGAGCTTGCGGCACAACAGCGGGTAATCATCTTCGGTGTGGGCGGAGTAGGCAGCTGGTGCGCCGAGATGTTGATCAGAAGCGGAATCGGCAATCTTACGCTAGTCGATTCAGACCGGGTGGCTCTCTCCAATATCAACCGGCAGCTGATGGCTACGGTGAAGACCATTGGAGAGGTAAAAGTGGACCTATTGAGAGAGCGACTGCTGGAGATAAATCCCAATGCCCGGATACGTCCCATGCAGGCGGTGTACAGTCCCGATACGGCCGACTCCTTTGAACTGGATAGCTACGATTTCATCATTGATGCCATCGACAGCCTTTCCAATAAAGTGCACCTGCTGCGTACTGCGTCAAAGATGCCGGGAACCCTCTTTTCCTCTATGGGAGCTGCATTGAAGATCGACCCATCGGCAATCAGGGTTGATGAGTTCTGGAAAGTGAAGGGTTGTCCGTTGGGAGCTGCACTCCGTTCGAGGATAAAGAAACTGGGCGGATTGGAGAAGAAGGTACTTTGCGTCTATAGCAATGAGGTGCGTGAAAACAGAGGAGAGAAATCATTTCTTGAAGGAGAGAACAGGGCTGTTTCCCAGTGGGATACAAAAAAAGCACGAATTAACGGTACAATGTCGTACCTCCCTGCAATCTTCGGTATGACGCTAGCCTCACTGGTGGTGAAGGAGATTGATGCCCGCTCGCAATAG
- a CDS encoding alanyl-tRNA editing protein, producing the protein MEFQLNEHNKQEYPPMHTAEHILNQTMVRMFGCERSKNTHIERKKSKADYLLPNPPTDEEVKAIEAKVNEVIGRHLPVLEEFMPMKEAAEIVDLSKLPENVSETLRIVRVGDYDVCACIGSHVENTSEIGHFEIISHDFADGRWRVRFKLR; encoded by the coding sequence ATGGAATTTCAACTCAACGAACACAACAAACAGGAGTACCCGCCAATGCATACAGCTGAGCATATTCTCAACCAGACCATGGTGAGGATGTTCGGTTGTGAACGCTCAAAAAATACACATATCGAGCGCAAGAAGAGCAAAGCCGATTATTTGCTCCCCAATCCGCCTACCGATGAAGAGGTAAAGGCCATCGAAGCAAAAGTTAACGAAGTGATTGGCCGTCATCTTCCGGTTTTGGAAGAGTTCATGCCGATGAAAGAGGCGGCTGAAATTGTCGACCTGTCTAAACTGCCTGAAAATGTGTCGGAAACATTGCGCATAGTGAGGGTGGGCGACTACGATGTCTGTGCCTGTATCGGTTCACACGTAGAGAATACGTCGGAAATCGGTCATTTTGAGATTATCAGCCACGATTTTGCCGACGGAAGGTGGCGGGTAAGGTTCAAATTGAGGTAG
- the mtgA gene encoding monofunctional biosynthetic peptidoglycan transglycosylase, translating into MRKISRFIGKIVLYFVLWSIASVLGYRFLPVHFTPLMGIRVMEQLVDGEKPKVSHRWVPYSQISDNMKRAVLASEDQRFFNHNGFDMVEIKKALKENKTRKRPRGASTISQQTAKNLFLWPRSSWLRKGLEAYFTVLIELFWSKERILTVYLNCIETGDGIYGVEAVAREHFDTTADKLTASQSALIAATLPNPLKYSSKNPSSYMKRRQSQILKQMRTVKLPPVAEKG; encoded by the coding sequence ATGAGAAAGATATCCCGGTTTATTGGTAAGATTGTGCTCTATTTTGTTCTGTGGAGCATTGCGTCGGTATTGGGATACCGGTTTCTTCCAGTCCATTTCACCCCGTTGATGGGTATAAGGGTGATGGAACAGCTCGTTGATGGTGAAAAGCCGAAGGTAAGCCACAGGTGGGTCCCTTACTCGCAGATCTCCGACAACATGAAGCGTGCGGTGCTTGCTTCGGAGGATCAGCGTTTCTTCAATCACAACGGTTTTGACATGGTTGAGATTAAAAAGGCACTCAAGGAGAACAAGACCCGTAAGCGTCCCCGTGGAGCAAGCACCATCAGCCAGCAGACGGCCAAAAATCTCTTCCTCTGGCCCAGGTCGTCTTGGCTGAGAAAGGGGTTGGAGGCCTATTTCACCGTTCTGATCGAGCTCTTCTGGTCGAAAGAACGGATCTTGACGGTTTATCTGAACTGTATTGAGACAGGTGACGGCATCTATGGCGTTGAGGCGGTAGCCCGGGAACATTTCGATACGACAGCCGACAAGCTTACGGCTTCACAGTCGGCCCTGATCGCCGCAACGCTGCCCAATCCGTTGAAATACAGCTCAAAAAATCCATCCTCATATATGAAGCGGCGGCAATCGCAGATACTTAAACAGATGCGGACCGTGAAGTTGCCTCCTGTCGCGGAAAAAGGGTGA
- a CDS encoding nitrous oxide-stimulated promoter family protein, which translates to MNESEKKVVSRMIAIYCRANHNQASQLCEECINLRDYASRRLENCPFGEDKPTCAACSIHCYKNEMRLKIKEVMRFSGPRMIYHNPIDAIIHFFKKLRRNQPRSVAEGTSRRNGRH; encoded by the coding sequence ATGAACGAAAGCGAAAAAAAAGTGGTGAGCAGAATGATCGCTATCTATTGCAGGGCGAATCACAATCAGGCTTCGCAGTTGTGCGAAGAGTGCATCAACCTTAGAGATTATGCGAGCAGGCGGCTTGAGAACTGTCCTTTCGGCGAAGATAAACCTACTTGCGCTGCATGTTCCATCCACTGTTACAAGAATGAGATGCGGTTGAAAATTAAAGAGGTCATGCGGTTTTCAGGCCCAAGGATGATATACCATAATCCCATTGATGCAATCATCCATTTTTTCAAAAAACTGAGGCGGAATCAACCCCGATCGGTTGCTGAAGGAACTTCCCGTAGAAATGGCAGACATTAA